In a single window of the Roseiconus lacunae genome:
- a CDS encoding glycosyltransferase, translated as MSKPVTIDFVAPPFAGHLFPQLELARGLAERGVGPIRFFSTPEAKSATLASGFDLFPLIKDRSHIVFEIANTQSPIGSNPFKLLSQFKLNLSLMSQLRDELSTYWHDSRPDLVVADFTVPVAGVLAKQLGIPWWTSLPTPSVVDTVDGTPAYLGGWLPPRTSLGRLRDFAGRQIIRTFKRTLFQIYRTPLRRLGVDRVYRDDGFEAIYSDERILALGVREFEFPRQWPPSLQFIGPLTASPSPEHQAPVFIEGKRHLLVSLGTHLLWAKENARTLMKEVAAEGDDWVIHFTDGRFGAETNLQQGRFHNYGYLPYDRYLDRYDAVLHHGGTGITYASLRHGVPALVWPQDYDQFDHAARLVYHGLGLRVRPSANLIREDLDHLVSEPHFRENLDTFADIIGRHAPIDQVAELIKQLESAKHPQQALSN; from the coding sequence ATGTCTAAACCGGTGACGATCGATTTCGTAGCACCGCCATTTGCCGGTCACCTGTTTCCACAATTAGAACTCGCTCGGGGACTTGCCGAACGCGGAGTCGGTCCTATTCGGTTCTTCAGTACGCCGGAAGCCAAGTCGGCCACCCTCGCCAGCGGCTTTGATCTTTTTCCCTTGATTAAAGATCGTAGTCACATCGTGTTTGAGATCGCCAACACCCAATCACCGATCGGGAGCAATCCCTTTAAGCTGCTCTCGCAATTCAAGCTAAATCTATCCTTGATGTCGCAATTGCGAGACGAACTTTCAACGTACTGGCACGATAGCCGCCCCGATCTCGTCGTCGCCGACTTCACAGTGCCAGTCGCCGGAGTGCTTGCGAAACAGTTGGGGATTCCTTGGTGGACATCGCTTCCGACACCGAGTGTGGTTGATACTGTTGACGGGACACCGGCCTACCTTGGTGGTTGGTTGCCGCCACGGACATCGCTTGGAAGACTTCGCGACTTCGCGGGGCGACAGATTATTCGCACATTTAAGCGGACGCTATTTCAGATTTACAGGACGCCACTTCGTCGGCTCGGCGTCGACCGCGTTTATCGAGACGATGGTTTCGAAGCAATTTACTCAGACGAACGGATCTTGGCGCTCGGCGTGCGCGAGTTTGAGTTCCCTAGGCAATGGCCGCCGTCGCTGCAGTTCATCGGACCTTTGACCGCCAGCCCTTCGCCCGAACATCAAGCTCCGGTGTTTATCGAAGGCAAACGGCACCTGCTGGTTTCATTAGGCACACATCTACTGTGGGCCAAGGAGAATGCTCGTACATTGATGAAAGAAGTCGCTGCCGAAGGCGATGACTGGGTCATCCATTTCACCGACGGGCGTTTTGGTGCGGAAACGAATTTGCAACAGGGTCGCTTCCACAACTATGGTTACCTGCCATACGACCGCTATCTCGATCGCTATGACGCGGTGCTTCACCACGGTGGGACGGGAATCACATACGCAAGCTTACGGCATGGAGTCCCGGCGTTGGTTTGGCCACAGGACTATGATCAATTCGATCATGCCGCACGATTGGTTTATCACGGACTAGGCTTGCGAGTGCGTCCGTCGGCGAACTTGATTCGCGAGGATCTCGATCATTTAGTCAGCGAGCCTCACTTTCGAGAGAACCTGGATACGTTTGCTGACATCATCGGACGTCATGCGCCGATCGATCAGGTGGCGGAATTAATCAAGCAGTTAGAGTCTGCGAAACACCCGCAGCAGGCTTTGTCGAATTAG
- the hpf gene encoding ribosome hibernation-promoting factor, HPF/YfiA family: MQVSVSARHGNLQPGDQELIEEKATKLRRLYDRINAIEVTVDLEHSDKPVVEIQVSIEHAGECVSHADASTVIAALDMAIPKVEQQLRRVKEKKTGHRATGHKHIEAPTPDEAES; encoded by the coding sequence ATGCAGGTAAGTGTCTCGGCACGCCACGGTAACCTTCAGCCGGGTGACCAAGAGTTAATTGAAGAAAAGGCCACGAAACTGAGGCGATTGTACGACCGGATCAATGCGATCGAAGTGACGGTGGATCTGGAACACAGCGATAAACCTGTCGTCGAAATTCAAGTCTCGATCGAGCATGCCGGAGAGTGCGTGTCCCACGCGGACGCCAGCACCGTGATCGCAGCTCTGGATATGGCGATCCCAAAAGTGGAGCAGCAGCTTCGCCGGGTCAAAGAGAAGAAGACCGGTCATCGAGCCACCGGACACAAACACATCGAGGCCCCCACGCCAGACGAAGCCGAGTCCTGA
- a CDS encoding HPr family phosphocarrier protein — MSKALSRNVVVRNPQGLHARPADMLVRMANQFTSNILISRGGESVDCKSILSLLTLGAACGTELVLHVEGDDADVAIDSIEQLFVRGFDEMGDEEVADQSGVDEQSLH, encoded by the coding sequence ATGTCCAAGGCGCTTAGCCGAAACGTCGTAGTTCGCAACCCTCAAGGTCTGCACGCGCGCCCCGCCGATATGCTTGTTCGGATGGCTAATCAATTCACCTCGAATATTTTGATTAGTCGTGGTGGCGAATCGGTCGATTGCAAAAGCATCCTGTCATTGCTCACGCTCGGCGCCGCCTGCGGAACCGAGCTTGTACTGCATGTCGAAGGGGACGACGCCGATGTCGCGATCGATTCCATCGAACAGCTTTTTGTTCGCGGGTTTGATGAAATGGGCGACGAGGAAGTCGCCGACCAATCGGGGGTCGATGAGCAATCGCTCCATTGA
- a CDS encoding C25 family cysteine peptidase has translation MQRSLIVRHPVSPLSRPDPALRCAGLLTAVLVAIVGAMSPMLAIAQGTARTVKEGPVDASSADANSAAVPPTKNRPTGADVNSAPEASVLVVCPDHYRQSLGEWVRYRQSQSINVRVIGSSDSAASLTESIRQHARLSDQAILLVGDAPVIGTPADPRRHVPMHYVATTVSSKFGSTPTLATDHPYGDINGDGLTDVAVGRLPVQTDDQLREFIERIKTYENSLNFSAWRRRVQLVGGVGGFGMLADAAIESVTRMIVTASLPMTVQTSVAFGSPGHVFYPRKRFTESITQRYSQGCRFWVYAGHGMVEELDRVPSGPTGVPVLDKTTVGNLQCDPASAPIALLLCCFTGAIDAGVDSFSERLLLHRCGPIVVIAGNRVTMPYGNTILTLGMIDSIYGSSKTVGETTEHRPPATTIGEAFLAAKKRLEAKDDAEKNHFRTLVDSIAMLVSPAGTTLADERREHAALYGLLGDPLLKIHPPRPIEVKTETGFDFGAPIEVTVTSPIDGECTIMLDHPLGQSPKPKPGESPRDPNQVTLASTHANVHAGESSTFTIPVDGAQPGLLAVRVHVAGKETWASGASQTNIRPRPSTK, from the coding sequence ATGCAACGTTCGCTGATTGTTCGCCATCCAGTTTCACCGTTGTCGCGTCCCGACCCGGCGCTTCGCTGCGCGGGGTTACTGACTGCTGTTTTGGTGGCGATAGTTGGCGCGATGTCACCTATGCTAGCGATCGCCCAGGGCACCGCCAGGACGGTGAAGGAAGGCCCCGTGGATGCAAGCTCCGCGGACGCAAACTCGGCGGCTGTTCCGCCGACGAAGAATCGTCCAACCGGTGCCGACGTCAATTCGGCGCCGGAGGCTTCTGTGTTGGTCGTTTGTCCGGACCATTATCGCCAGTCACTTGGCGAATGGGTGCGGTACCGACAATCTCAATCGATCAATGTTCGTGTGATCGGTTCTTCCGACTCCGCCGCATCGCTCACCGAATCGATCCGCCAGCACGCCCGGCTATCCGATCAAGCCATTCTTTTGGTCGGCGACGCGCCGGTCATTGGAACCCCCGCGGATCCACGACGCCATGTGCCAATGCACTACGTCGCGACCACGGTATCGTCGAAATTTGGCAGCACGCCGACGTTGGCAACCGACCATCCCTATGGTGACATCAATGGCGACGGACTCACTGATGTCGCCGTCGGCCGGCTTCCCGTTCAAACCGACGATCAGCTCCGTGAGTTCATCGAACGGATCAAGACCTATGAAAACAGCTTGAACTTTTCCGCCTGGCGACGGCGCGTTCAACTGGTCGGCGGAGTCGGCGGGTTCGGGATGCTGGCCGACGCCGCGATCGAATCGGTCACGCGAATGATCGTGACCGCATCATTACCGATGACCGTACAAACGTCGGTCGCTTTCGGCAGTCCCGGGCATGTCTTTTATCCTCGCAAACGCTTCACCGAATCGATCACACAGCGATACTCCCAAGGCTGTCGTTTTTGGGTGTACGCCGGACACGGTATGGTCGAAGAACTCGATCGCGTGCCGTCCGGCCCGACTGGCGTGCCGGTGCTGGATAAAACGACGGTCGGCAACCTGCAGTGTGATCCCGCTAGTGCGCCGATCGCGCTGTTACTGTGCTGTTTCACCGGAGCGATCGATGCCGGCGTGGATAGTTTTTCCGAGCGTTTATTGCTACATCGGTGCGGACCGATCGTGGTGATCGCTGGAAACCGAGTCACGATGCCTTACGGCAATACGATTCTGACGTTGGGGATGATCGATTCGATTTACGGATCATCAAAAACGGTTGGCGAAACGACCGAGCATCGTCCACCGGCGACGACAATTGGCGAAGCTTTCCTGGCGGCCAAAAAACGTTTGGAAGCGAAGGACGACGCCGAAAAGAATCATTTCCGTACGCTGGTCGATTCGATCGCAATGCTGGTCAGCCCTGCCGGCACAACGCTTGCCGACGAACGTCGCGAGCACGCCGCCCTGTATGGGTTGTTGGGCGATCCACTGCTAAAGATTCATCCTCCACGCCCGATTGAAGTGAAAACAGAAACGGGTTTCGATTTTGGCGCGCCCATCGAAGTCACCGTGACGAGCCCTATTGATGGCGAGTGTACGATCATGCTGGACCATCCGCTGGGGCAATCGCCCAAACCTAAACCTGGCGAATCGCCACGTGATCCCAATCAGGTGACCTTGGCATCAACCCACGCCAATGTTCACGCCGGGGAAAGCAGTACCTTTACAATTCCGGTCGACGGTGCACAGCCGGGTTTGCTGGCCGTTCGCGTTCATGTCGCCGGAAAAGAAACCTGGGCAAGCGGAGCTTCACAAACCAACATTCGCCCCCGTCCGTCTACAAAATAA
- a CDS encoding DUF6798 domain-containing protein, with protein sequence MTSIEFVALLALFFAYAGDLPPAVNEAHYLVKAKNFWDPAFASTDLFAASGKAHTTFYLTFGWLTQFLSLEASAWVGRVIGWSLVALGLLRCCRQLSLPTFSCVAVAILWLIGISHGNLAGEWVVGGIEGKVPAYGCGLIGISFAMQRRWSVAWVWYGIASAFHVLTGGWLVIATMIAFAATEFRSPRNDRAAFWTLGLWIGGAIALAGLVPALQLTMEATAEQRNLAARIYSYVRIRHHLLPSDFPPHWFIRHGVLIATMLGLFLLTPATAIRKRLVWIGIGATCITVIGLLVGFLPTVAPDLAAKLLRYYWFRLGDAIVPLVIALSLAELLFAKDRETPQAVSASRLRSYVRVMAASLLVIGAVLFAAACVERIRIGVPPSASHRLLGFDPDASPQQQQQVFRDWVAVCDWARTSTPVSEIFLTPRHQQTFKWYAGRGEVVNWKDVPQDATSLIEWLERFEDVFPKHVGAVSLGSMRVPINYAKLRRYRERYGVRLMIVDNRIASSIPLAKIYPVGNQQNRTYSVYELPN encoded by the coding sequence ATGACATCGATCGAGTTTGTTGCGCTGCTTGCGTTGTTCTTTGCTTACGCGGGCGATCTGCCCCCGGCCGTTAACGAAGCTCACTACTTGGTCAAAGCGAAGAACTTTTGGGATCCCGCATTTGCGTCGACCGATCTATTCGCCGCTTCAGGGAAAGCGCACACGACGTTTTACCTCACGTTCGGCTGGTTGACCCAGTTCCTTTCACTCGAAGCGAGCGCCTGGGTCGGTCGAGTGATTGGCTGGTCACTTGTCGCATTGGGGTTACTGCGGTGTTGTCGGCAACTGTCTCTGCCGACGTTCTCATGCGTTGCCGTTGCGATCCTTTGGTTGATCGGGATCAGTCATGGCAACTTGGCCGGCGAATGGGTCGTCGGTGGGATCGAGGGGAAAGTTCCCGCGTATGGCTGTGGGTTGATCGGAATCTCGTTTGCAATGCAGCGGCGCTGGTCGGTCGCTTGGGTTTGGTACGGGATCGCCTCGGCGTTTCACGTCTTAACCGGAGGCTGGCTGGTGATCGCGACGATGATCGCATTTGCGGCGACCGAGTTTCGAAGTCCGCGGAATGATCGAGCGGCCTTCTGGACACTGGGATTATGGATCGGAGGTGCGATTGCGTTGGCGGGGTTGGTCCCGGCACTGCAATTGACGATGGAAGCGACAGCCGAGCAACGAAACCTCGCGGCGCGAATTTACAGTTACGTACGTATCCGTCACCACCTATTGCCGAGTGACTTTCCGCCCCATTGGTTTATTCGTCACGGCGTACTGATTGCGACGATGTTGGGGCTGTTTCTCTTGACGCCAGCGACGGCGATTCGAAAGCGACTGGTTTGGATCGGCATCGGCGCGACCTGCATCACGGTGATCGGGTTGTTGGTAGGTTTCCTGCCGACCGTTGCCCCCGATCTGGCTGCGAAACTGCTGCGTTATTATTGGTTCCGACTTGGCGATGCGATCGTCCCGTTGGTGATCGCGTTGTCGCTGGCTGAGTTGCTCTTCGCCAAAGATCGAGAAACACCTCAGGCTGTCTCGGCTTCTCGGTTGCGATCCTACGTCCGGGTCATGGCTGCATCGTTGCTGGTGATCGGTGCGGTGTTATTCGCGGCGGCATGTGTCGAACGAATTCGTATCGGCGTACCACCGTCGGCCAGTCATCGCTTGCTGGGGTTTGATCCCGATGCATCGCCACAACAGCAACAGCAAGTTTTTCGCGATTGGGTTGCCGTTTGCGATTGGGCAAGGACGTCGACGCCGGTCAGCGAAATTTTCTTGACGCCTCGGCACCAGCAGACGTTCAAGTGGTATGCCGGTCGGGGCGAAGTCGTCAATTGGAAAGACGTGCCTCAGGATGCGACGTCATTGATCGAGTGGCTCGAACGTTTCGAAGACGTCTTTCCCAAGCATGTCGGCGCGGTCTCGTTGGGCTCGATGCGAGTACCGATCAATTATGCGAAGCTCAGACGCTATCGTGAGCGATACGGTGTGCGTTTGATGATTGTGGACAATCGGATCGCCAGCTCGATCCCGCTGGCAAAGATCTACCCTGTCGGCAATCAGCAGAATCGAACCTACAGCGTTTACGAACTGCCGAACTGA
- a CDS encoding agmatine deiminase family protein yields the protein MTFTLPSAGKRVPAEWEPLRALWLAWPHNPDTWPGHFDEIPDRFAAFIQAAVRFTDVHLIGSPELKASAVPDRFNLPGQRYRVTWFEIPTNDCWIRDYGPTFVVGDSESNNAAERQAIDWTFNSWGGKYPPWNLDNAATASIIDAANWQRVDGGLCVEGGALEWDGTGRLLTTTDCLITDTRNPGLVREQAVAMLEQLCGAREVVWVDGGALQGDDTDGHIDQLARFIDATNLVVAVATDPSDPNYDGLEANFEQLTEWGQRTTPNVTVHRLPTPPPRMVDGTRVPESYCNFLRLGPDALLVPAFGHQPSDDHATETLTSIARLQSPMIEVVSVNCRELIWGLGALHCASCNEPQVT from the coding sequence ATGACTTTCACGTTGCCGTCGGCCGGAAAACGCGTTCCCGCCGAATGGGAACCGCTGCGGGCACTCTGGCTCGCATGGCCTCATAATCCAGACACCTGGCCCGGGCACTTCGACGAAATCCCCGATCGGTTTGCCGCGTTCATCCAAGCGGCCGTTCGGTTCACTGACGTTCATCTCATCGGCTCGCCAGAACTGAAAGCATCCGCCGTACCGGATCGGTTTAACCTGCCCGGCCAGCGGTATCGCGTCACCTGGTTTGAAATCCCCACGAACGATTGCTGGATTCGCGACTATGGCCCGACTTTTGTCGTCGGCGACTCCGAATCAAACAATGCTGCTGAGCGCCAAGCGATTGACTGGACGTTCAATTCCTGGGGCGGAAAGTACCCGCCCTGGAACCTCGACAACGCGGCGACAGCAAGCATCATCGACGCGGCTAATTGGCAGCGTGTCGACGGCGGCCTTTGCGTCGAAGGCGGCGCACTCGAATGGGACGGCACCGGCCGACTACTGACGACAACCGATTGCTTGATCACCGACACCCGCAACCCCGGTCTCGTGCGTGAACAGGCGGTCGCCATGCTCGAGCAATTGTGCGGCGCTCGTGAAGTCGTTTGGGTCGACGGCGGGGCTTTGCAAGGCGACGACACCGATGGTCATATCGACCAATTAGCACGCTTCATCGATGCCACCAACCTAGTCGTGGCCGTTGCGACCGACCCCAGTGACCCCAACTACGACGGCTTAGAAGCTAACTTCGAGCAGCTCACCGAGTGGGGTCAACGAACGACACCGAATGTCACCGTCCACCGTCTGCCGACACCGCCGCCGCGCATGGTTGACGGCACCCGGGTGCCCGAAAGCTACTGTAACTTCCTACGACTTGGCCCCGACGCGTTGCTTGTTCCGGCCTTTGGACACCAACCCTCGGATGACCATGCGACCGAAACCCTGACTTCTATTGCACGCCTTCAATCACCAATGATCGAAGTCGTCTCCGTCAATTGCCGGGAACTGATCTGGGGACTCGGCGCGTTACACTGTGCGAGTTGCAACGAACCGCAAGTCACTTAA
- a CDS encoding PTS sugar transporter subunit IIA: MKFADFISTSSIKAELQAKTKEQAIEELVGSLLEAGEIDADQREDIIAAIMKREELGSTGIGRGVAVPHTKHPSVQKLVGTVGVSEEGVDFDSLDGERVQLFFLLISPPERPGDHLRALENISRQLRDETFCRFLKQSKTADDISQLLQEADDNQFATG; this comes from the coding sequence ATGAAGTTTGCAGATTTCATTTCGACCTCGTCGATCAAAGCCGAACTCCAGGCGAAGACTAAAGAGCAAGCGATCGAAGAGCTTGTCGGAAGTCTACTGGAGGCGGGCGAGATCGACGCCGATCAGCGTGAAGATATCATCGCCGCGATCATGAAACGCGAAGAGTTGGGATCAACCGGTATCGGCCGCGGCGTCGCCGTCCCGCATACCAAGCACCCCAGCGTTCAAAAATTGGTCGGAACGGTTGGCGTCAGCGAAGAAGGCGTTGATTTCGATTCGCTTGACGGCGAACGTGTTCAGCTGTTCTTCCTGTTGATCAGCCCTCCCGAACGCCCCGGCGATCACCTTCGCGCCTTGGAAAATATTTCACGCCAGCTTCGCGACGAAACGTTCTGTCGTTTCCTCAAACAAAGCAAAACAGCCGACGATATTTCCCAGCTATTGCAAGAAGCCGACGACAATCAATTTGCCACCGGTTGA
- the ptsP gene encoding phosphoenolpyruvate--protein phosphotransferase, whose product MVELQGIPVSPGVAIGPALVLDAAGYRIPRTLLAADEVDAEFARLREAVDQVSTGLEANRLETSAVAGEHTGDIFAAQLQMLHDPRLQAELRRRIREERQSAAYAVSRVLHNYAAAIRRVDSPLLADRADDVLDIEKQLLMCLGAVSAGPLSDLSEPVIVLSHVLTPSETANLDRQYVRAFCTETGGPGGHTAIVAKGLELPAVVGIGSFLDQVGDHCNVIVDGDRGKVIINPDAETIAYYRKKLKDRRSLTARLSELRDLPAETIDGTPVRLSANIEFPHETATCIERGADGVGLYRTEFLYLSSHEEPSEEDHYQAYSRVIREMDGRPVVIRTLDLGADKMGHRPLAEHEHNPFLGLRSIRLSLRNLDLFRPQLRAILRAAIHGDVRVMFPLITTLAEYRQARMLLNVVAEDLVESGIPHRSNIPVGMMVEVPAAVMMLERFAQEVDFLSIGTNDLAQYTLAVDRSNENVAELYQSSDPAVLRLIARCVEVAAQFDKPLSICGEMSSNPARALLLLGMGVRHLSVPPSSLLRVKKAIRSVSIDQCIEIADRVMQLEAARDVDLYLLDRLGEYVPELIVT is encoded by the coding sequence ATGGTCGAACTGCAAGGCATCCCCGTTTCACCAGGGGTCGCGATCGGCCCAGCCTTAGTGCTGGACGCTGCCGGTTATCGAATCCCTCGGACCCTGCTCGCCGCCGATGAGGTGGACGCGGAATTTGCGCGATTGCGCGAGGCGGTTGATCAAGTTTCTACCGGGCTCGAAGCGAATCGCCTCGAAACCTCAGCGGTCGCCGGTGAACACACCGGGGACATTTTCGCTGCGCAGCTCCAAATGCTGCATGACCCCCGTTTGCAAGCCGAACTGCGCCGCCGAATTCGCGAAGAGCGCCAGTCGGCCGCCTATGCCGTCAGTCGCGTCCTGCACAATTATGCCGCCGCAATTCGTCGTGTTGATAGCCCGTTGCTAGCCGACCGGGCCGACGATGTTTTGGATATCGAAAAGCAACTCTTGATGTGCCTGGGCGCCGTCAGTGCTGGCCCGTTGTCGGATTTGTCCGAACCGGTCATTGTGCTTTCGCATGTGCTCACGCCCAGCGAAACGGCCAACCTTGATCGTCAGTACGTCCGAGCCTTTTGTACCGAAACCGGTGGCCCGGGCGGACACACCGCAATCGTAGCCAAAGGTCTCGAATTGCCCGCTGTTGTTGGGATCGGCAGCTTTCTCGATCAAGTCGGCGATCACTGTAACGTCATCGTCGACGGCGACCGTGGCAAGGTGATCATCAATCCCGACGCCGAAACGATCGCCTACTACCGCAAGAAACTCAAAGACCGACGCTCGCTAACGGCACGCCTTTCGGAACTTCGTGATTTACCCGCTGAAACCATAGACGGTACGCCGGTTCGACTGAGCGCGAACATCGAATTCCCGCATGAAACGGCGACCTGCATCGAGCGTGGTGCTGACGGTGTTGGTTTATACCGCACCGAGTTTTTGTATCTGTCCAGCCACGAAGAACCGAGTGAAGAAGATCACTACCAGGCCTACAGCCGAGTGATTCGCGAGATGGACGGCCGACCCGTTGTCATCCGCACGCTGGATTTGGGGGCGGACAAGATGGGGCATCGTCCGCTGGCAGAACATGAACACAACCCGTTCTTGGGTTTGCGAAGTATCCGGCTGTCGCTGCGAAATTTGGATCTCTTCCGGCCCCAGTTGCGCGCCATCCTGCGAGCGGCGATTCATGGTGACGTGCGGGTGATGTTTCCGCTGATCACAACGCTGGCCGAATATCGGCAGGCTAGGATGCTGCTCAATGTCGTCGCCGAAGACTTAGTCGAATCCGGCATTCCCCACCGCAGCAACATTCCCGTCGGCATGATGGTCGAAGTCCCTGCCGCGGTGATGATGCTCGAGCGATTTGCCCAAGAAGTCGACTTCCTTTCGATCGGCACGAACGATTTAGCCCAGTACACCCTGGCGGTTGACCGAAGTAATGAGAACGTCGCCGAGCTTTATCAATCAAGCGATCCGGCGGTCCTGCGTCTTATCGCGCGATGTGTCGAAGTTGCTGCCCAGTTTGACAAACCGCTTTCGATCTGTGGTGAGATGAGCAGCAACCCCGCCCGCGCCTTGTTGTTGCTGGGGATGGGGGTTCGGCATTTAAGCGTGCCCCCATCGTCGTTGCTGCGAGTTAAAAAAGCGATCCGGTCCGTTTCGATCGATCAGTGCATTGAAATTGCCGATCGAGTGATGCAGTTGGAAGCGGCCCGCGACGTCGACCTTTATCTCTTGGATCGACTCGGTGAATACGTTCCCGAGCTGATCGTTACCTAA
- a CDS encoding MBL fold metallo-hydrolase, whose product MKLQNLRFHNGGYCIQNLYFSGVKSFRYRRFYAVFLQFDHPVHGACLIDTGYGPAIREATRRWPFRVMRWLTPIPRNQGFFRPDYPADLGIDAEQPFTIFLSHFHADHIGATQLFPNSTFVYRDASLRQLRSMSPRQELDEATVISLLPDDFEQRGRTIDESSFTNNHSLCEEFPSFDYWGDGSLIMIDLPGHAIGHTGYLLSTDRGTLLYAVDAFWDRSVFEADRQLPWLSKRILHDAAENQVTLERLRTLVARTGVEPLACHCPQTQSYV is encoded by the coding sequence ATGAAACTTCAAAACCTACGTTTTCACAACGGTGGCTACTGCATCCAGAACTTGTACTTTTCGGGCGTTAAAAGTTTCCGTTACCGAAGGTTCTATGCCGTCTTTCTGCAGTTCGACCACCCGGTTCATGGTGCCTGTTTGATCGACACCGGATATGGACCGGCGATCCGCGAAGCGACTCGCCGTTGGCCGTTTCGGGTGATGCGTTGGTTGACACCGATTCCTCGCAATCAAGGGTTTTTTCGACCCGATTACCCGGCTGATCTGGGGATCGATGCCGAGCAACCGTTCACGATCTTTTTATCGCATTTCCATGCCGACCATATCGGTGCGACCCAATTGTTTCCCAATTCGACGTTCGTTTACCGCGATGCGTCACTGAGGCAGCTTCGGTCGATGTCACCAAGGCAGGAACTTGATGAAGCAACGGTGATATCGTTGTTGCCAGACGATTTCGAGCAGCGTGGGCGTACGATTGACGAGTCCTCGTTCACCAACAATCACAGCCTCTGCGAAGAATTTCCTTCGTTCGATTATTGGGGCGACGGAAGCTTAATCATGATCGACCTTCCAGGTCATGCGATCGGGCACACCGGTTATCTGCTGTCGACCGATCGAGGAACCTTGCTGTATGCCGTCGATGCATTTTGGGATCGATCGGTTTTCGAAGCCGATCGGCAGTTACCTTGGCTTTCAAAACGCATCCTTCACGACGCGGCAGAAAACCAAGTCACACTGGAACGTTTACGAACTCTTGTCGCACGAACCGGCGTGGAACCTCTGGCTTGCCACTGCCCGCAGACACAATCGTATGTCTAA
- the pdxA gene encoding 4-hydroxythreonine-4-phosphate dehydrogenase PdxA, whose amino-acid sequence MSSDSAPPSDSIVADQRPRLAITVGDVAGVGPELALKCATDASVLRRCRPILIGPGPALTEVATELKLPLPPTVTLGQLTMGDSTGDWKASGAAILECGDVPVDSLRPGEFSAATGRASFAAVELAIEQTMAGVFDSIVTCPIQKEAWHAAGTGYLGHTELLADKTGTKEFCMMLSGEACSTVLATIHLPLADAIAGLSIEQITRAIRLGGLAMEKRHGRPPRVTVLGLNPHAGEGGLLSHGEEERIVQPAIDEIRQWLRSASKDWVVTGPVPPDTAFTPAMRNATDVHVCLYHDQGLIPLKALSFDDAVNVTLGLPIVRTSVDHGTAMDLAWKGIASSGSLRSAIAMANDLGPTKAGLARNRHHE is encoded by the coding sequence ATGTCGTCCGATTCGGCCCCGCCGTCTGATTCTATCGTCGCTGATCAGCGACCGCGGCTGGCGATCACCGTCGGCGACGTCGCAGGGGTCGGCCCGGAGCTGGCACTCAAGTGTGCCACCGATGCGTCAGTCTTGCGACGGTGCCGTCCCATTCTAATCGGACCAGGGCCGGCGCTGACGGAAGTCGCCACGGAACTTAAGCTGCCGTTGCCGCCGACAGTGACGCTCGGGCAGCTCACGATGGGCGATTCGACTGGCGACTGGAAGGCGTCAGGGGCGGCGATTTTAGAGTGTGGCGACGTTCCTGTTGATTCGCTACGGCCGGGAGAATTCTCGGCGGCAACGGGGCGAGCTTCGTTTGCCGCCGTCGAGTTGGCGATTGAGCAGACAATGGCAGGTGTGTTTGATTCGATCGTGACTTGTCCGATTCAGAAAGAAGCGTGGCACGCCGCAGGAACGGGCTACTTGGGGCACACCGAGCTATTAGCCGATAAAACCGGAACGAAGGAATTTTGCATGATGCTATCCGGCGAGGCATGTTCGACCGTTCTGGCGACGATCCATCTTCCGCTGGCCGATGCGATCGCGGGGCTATCAATCGAACAGATCACCCGCGCGATCCGGTTGGGCGGATTGGCGATGGAGAAACGGCACGGTCGACCCCCGCGTGTGACGGTTTTGGGGCTCAATCCACATGCCGGTGAAGGCGGGTTGCTCAGCCATGGCGAAGAAGAGCGGATCGTTCAACCCGCGATCGACGAAATCCGGCAATGGCTTCGATCAGCAAGCAAGGATTGGGTCGTCACCGGGCCGGTCCCGCCGGATACCGCCTTTACGCCGGCGATGCGAAACGCCACCGACGTCCATGTGTGTCTGTATCATGACCAAGGCCTGATTCCACTGAAGGCATTGTCGTTTGACGATGCGGTGAACGTCACGTTGGGGCTACCGATTGTTCGAACCAGCGTCGATCATGGGACCGCAATGGACTTGGCTTGGAAAGGGATCGCGAGTTCGGGAAGCTTGCGTTCGGCGATCGCGATGGCGAACGATTTGGGACCCACAAAGGCTGGACTGGCAAGAAATCGGCATCACGAATAG